A single Oncorhynchus mykiss isolate Arlee chromosome 22, USDA_OmykA_1.1, whole genome shotgun sequence DNA region contains:
- the LOC110501932 gene encoding ankyrin repeat domain-containing protein 50: protein MSGSSHSTSLLRGRRFYCREWALEKLGRCLEARSTPGRPPGVLVTGGPGAGKTALCTEAVWPTSDAGLGLAPRCLGFHFCQREDGRTVAVWRFVLGLVDQLRVSPLLPLGYRDTLDTPMVATTLEPLHCQRDPDDTFKRAVLLPLLGLPPPGQPLFLVVDSLDSGFEYGAGEGSCSAGAPGRNSSISELLSSHQHLFPSWLLLVCSVRRQNKAVCKMFSGFRKLCLDDLRKPAPVRDVQQYILRRLDQEGALRRQLTPETADMLNLLHIKSGGCFLFLERVLDGVAGALVGLREIRDIPGTLNGLYLWLCQRLFPRCLFLEVRPLLNALLASPRPFTTQEIYTATWTQDMSLSPMDFQSRLKALSTLLIDGPGGSKLLFHASFAEWLTDVKYCTQKYLCSVSEGHTMLAMALTLRAPHLNTEDTCQMGSHLISSGMHKDKPALLALWLLWADVAPLASSSYPSSPASQPPVLVKQEVLQLLMKSGVFPPSCAPDRGPNMGVHCAGQGGTIIRRVLERQDSMRMLLDSGVSVNRTDPTDGRTLLASAAHAGSADVAILLLSRGADPLISDHQGQTPLTLSARQGHVKVLGMLLDWARGQQPEAAVSMVEHADSEGWTALRSAAWGGHTEAVHLLLDAGADVDGCDAEGRSALRAAAWGGHEEILLTLLDYRAQVDMADREGRTPLIAAAYMGHREAVEILLDHCAEVDLADGDGRTALSVAALCVPTAAGVKGYGDVASLLLERGADPGHRDRNGMTPLLLAAYEGHEEVVELLLEAGADVDESAGPHAAAASAAVTPLLAAAAMGHTKTVGRVLFWGASVDSIDGEGRTALSLAAAQGSVEVVRALLDRGLDENHKDDLGWTPLHAAACEGHRGICAILMESGSMARVGEMDIEGRTPLILAAQEGHCGTVRLLLDHRSPIDHRAYDGHSALSAAALEDHAEVMELLMRRGTDTDVRDAEGRPLLYLLVLEGHLDMAALLIEKGGVPLESRDMEGRTALHVATWQGNLEAVGLLVSHGADPNAQDGEGRPPLHSVAWRGHVAPGRLLLEVRGINVDLACRQQGATALSIAAQEGHANIVAMLLEGGANPDHIDKYGRSPVKVAGKRGHFTIVRMLESYGAKPYSSLLPQSNTRSPKSSTVKSLYSTCSESNEASVSTSSASASCSPGSTAEHFHSIQSSQTSSSTAHSLATVQTVPADSLSFTQQIQQHSLPRSRFGHSTLPPPDSAHGSLHSSSRRAQCPKASPPPPTLCTVTATVHDSEQPCKGYPLGFDYPSKHKPPSLIQEERSLYEGGRWNSVMASLGVTPGQDGPKNRNCLPMGYPYELQSPAQRETREENQKMSIKSSSALSPPCMVVMTTTDPQLNLKQAIKLQFEGPTSAALYKRETPL from the exons ggcagTGTTATTGCCTTTGCTGGGCCTCCCTCCCCCAGGGCAGCCCTTGTTTCTGGTTGTGGACTCCCTGGACTCGGGGTTTGAGTATGGGGCCGGTGAGGGGTCATGCAGTGCTGGGGCTCCAGGGAGGAACAGCTCTATCTCAGAGCTCCTGTCCAGCCACCAGCACCTCTTCCCCAGCTGGCTGCTCCTGGTCTGCTCTGTCCGCAGACAGAACAAGGCTGTGTGTAAGATGTTCTCAG gtttCCGTAAGCTGTGTCTGGATGACCTGCGGAAGCCGGCGCCAGTGCGTGACGTGCAGCAGTACATCTTGCGGAGGCTGGACCAGGAAGGGGCGCTCCGCCGTCAGCTGACCCCCGAGACAGCCGACATGCTCAACCTGCTGCACATCAAGAGTGGCGGCTGCTTCCTGTTTCTGGAACGCGTTCTAGACGGCGTGGCGGGGGCCTTGGTGGGTCTCCGGGAGATCCGAGACATCCCCGGGACCCTCAACGGTCTCTACCTGTGGCTCTGCCAGAGACTCTTCCCCAGGTGCCTGTTCCTTGAGGTTAGGCCCCTCCTCAACGCCCTCCTGGCCTCCCCTAGGCCCTTCACCACCCAGGAGATCTACACAGCCACCTGGACCCAGGACATGTCCCTCAGCCCTATGGACTTCCAAAGCAGGCTGAAGGCTCTGTCTACGCTGCTCATCGACGGGCCGGGAGGCAGCAAGCTTCTGTTCCATGCTAGTTTTGCAGAGTGGCTGACGGACGTGAAGTATTGCACCCAGAAGTATCTGTGTAGCGTGTCTGAGGGACACACCATGCTGGCCATGGCTCTCACCCTGCGCGCCCCACACCTTAACACAGAGGACACCTGTCAGATGGGCTCGCACCTGATCAGCTCAGGCATGCACAAGGACAAACCTGCCCTCCTGGCTCTATGGCTGTTGTGGGCAGATGTGGCCCCTCTGGCTAGCTCCTCATACCCCTCTTCCCCTGCCTCTCAGCCCCCTGTCCTGGTCAAGCAGGAGGTCCTCCAACTGCTGATGAAGAGTGGGGTGTTCCCTCCCTCCTGCGCCCCAGACAGAGGCCCCAACATGGGGGTACACTGTGCAGGACAAGGGGGGACCATCATCCGGCGGGTGCTGGAGAGGCAGGACTCAATGAGGATGCTCTTGGACAGCGGGGTCAGTGTGAACCGGACCGACCCCACAGACGGACGCACCCTGCTGGCCAGCGCGGCTCACGCAGGCTCAGCCGACGTTGCCATCCTGCTCCTGTCCCGAGGGGCTGACCCTTTGATCAGTGACCACCAGGGCCAGACACCCCTGACGCTGTCTGCCAGGCAGGGCCATGTTAAGGTGCTGGGAATGCTGCTGGACTGGGCCAGGGGTCAGCAGCCAGAGGCCGCCGTGAGTATGGTGGAACACGCGGACAGCGAGGGCTGGACAGCCTTGCGGTCTGCGGCCTGGGGGGGTCACACTGAGGCAGTGCACCTGCTGCTAGATGCGGGGGCGGACGTGGACGGGTGTGATGCGGAGGGCCGGTCGGCGCTGAGGGCGGCAGCCTGGGGGGGTCATGAGGAGATCCTCCTCACACTGCTGGACTACAGAGCGCAGGTGGACATGGCAGACCGGGAGGGCCGCACGCCGCTGATCGCTGCCGCCTACATGGGACACAGGGAGGCAGTAGAGATCCTGCTAGACCACTGTGCGGAGGTCGACCTGGCCGATGGAGACGGACGTACTGCCTTGTCCGTGGCTGCCCTCTGTGTGCCCACAGCAGCCGGGGTCAAGGGTTATGGAGACGTGGCCAGCCTGCTGTTGGAGAGAGGGGCTGACCCGGGGCACAGGGACCGGAATGGGATGACCCCTCTGCTGCTGGCGGCGTATGAAGGTCACGAGGAGGTGGTAGAACTGTTATTAGAAGCTGGGGCCGACGTAGACGAGAGCGCCGGGCCACATGCCGCCGCCGCTTCTGCTGCTGTCACCCCACTGTTGGCGGCAGCCGCCATGGGCCATACTAAGACGGTGGGCAGGGTGCTGTTCTGGGGCGCCTCGGTGGATAGCATCGATGGGGAGGGTCGTACAGCTCTGAGCCTGGCAGCAGCACAGGGCAGCGTGGAGGTGGTCAGAGCTCTCCTGGACCGAGGGCTGGATGAGAACCATAAAGATGATCTGGGCTGGACCCCGCTGCACGCCGCCGCCTGCGAGGGCCACCGGGGGATATGTGCCATCCTGATGGAGAGTGGGAGCATGGCTCGTGTCGGAGAGATGGACATCGAGGGACGGACGCCCCTCATCTTGGCTGCGCAGGAGGGCCACTGTGGCACAGTGAGGCTGCTGCTGGACCACCGTTCACCCATTGACCACCGGGCGTACGACGGCCACTCTGCGCTGAGCGCCGCCGCCCTGGAGGACCACGCTGAGGTGATGGAGCTACTGATGAGGCGGGGCACCGACACGGATGTACGGGACGCAGAGGGCCGTCCGCTGCTCTACCTCCTGGTTCTGGAGGGACATCTGGACATGGCTGCCCTCCTCATAGAGAAAGGGGGCGTTCCCTTGGAGTCCCGGGACATGGAGGGGCGTACGGCGCTACACGTGGCCACCTGGCAGGGCAACCTGGAGGCGGTGGGGCTGCTGGTGAGCCATGGGGCGGACCCTAACGCCCAGGATGGGGAGGGACGACCCCCCCTGCACTCTGTAGCCTGGCGGGGTCATGTGGCGCCTGGTCGTCTGCTCCTGGAGGTCAGGGGGATCAACGTGGATCTGGCCTGTAGACAGCAGGGGGCCACTGCACTGAGCATCGCGGCTCAGGAGGGCCACGCCAACATCGTTGCCATGCTACTGGAGGGAGGGGCCAACCCGGACCACATAGACAAGTACGGCCGCAGCCCCGTCAAGGTAGCCGGAAAGCGGGGCCACTTCACCATCGTCAGGATGCTGGAGAGCTACGGAGCCAAACCGTACTCAAGCCTTCTGCCCCAATCGAATACCCGGTCGCCCAAGTCATCCACTGTGAAGAGCCTGTACTCAACCTGCTCAGAGAGTAACGAGGCTAGCGTCTCCACCTCCTCAGCCTCGGCCTCCTGCTCCCCAGGCTCCACAGCCGAGCACTTCCACTCCATCCAGAGCTCCCAGACATCCTCCTCCACAGCCCACTCCCTGGCCACGGTGCAGACCGTCCCCGCTGACAGCCTGTCTTTCACCCAGCAGATCCAGCAGCACTCCCTCCCCCGCAGCCGATTTGGCCATTCCACCCTGCCTCCGCCAGACTCCGCTCATGGCAGCCTGCACAGCAGCAGCCGCAGAGCCCAATGCCCTAAGGCCAGCCCTCCTCCACCCACCCTCTGCACAGTCACGGCCACGGTACATGACTCTGAGCAGCCTTGCAAAGGCTACCCATTAGGATTCGACTATCCCAGTAAACACAAACCCCCCAGCCTGATCCAGGAGGAGAGGTCTCTGTACGAAGGGGGGAGGTGGAACTCTGTTATGGCTTCTCTAGGGGTGACGCCTGGACAAGATGGCCCCAAAAACAGGAACTGTCTCCCTATGGGATACCCTTACGAGCTCCAGAGCCCGGCCCAGAGAGAGACACGGGAGGAGAACCAGAAGATGTCTATAAAGTCCAGTAGTGCCTTATCTCCTCCCTGCATGGTGGTCATGACGACCACGGACCCTCAGCTCAACCTGAAACAGGCCATCAAGCTGCAATTTGAAGGGCCCACCAGCGCTGCCTTATACAAAAGAGAGACGCCCCTGTGA
- the LOC110501934 gene encoding uncharacterized protein LOC110501934: protein MFPIHPHSPSPLGHSDTETPEQDHLAPLSPSLPPCWATQALCDLARGETELRRLLERQVAETEGVSRGLERAILGARREERRLLERVEQDHRDTQRRLEQLQRENAAAARVSQALLDQRLRKVAQLRELIQRSGQGQTGPDQNLLIRGVADLLQPWEISLSLKKVSFRPSSQPNVVTFGEIRFQEHNLCLNVGGCGPEGQFCALHSGEHCGNAQHGGAGEVRSTPDGGTGPGQDVTSPTGSGNLRVVRKIRLSARSDEESGEEKKSSPKRRRWPPKREPSDRESSQDEETESPISQPREEDLFLATSASLSNGDSEEDLRHRTNNFGGRLGYGVMSKRKQRTLVMVSGREPCSPPEGGRLKHSSLSPCWSLDSQDGGDSRGRVRQCEFPRELPSPSYRTMGSPSPKVSPREPLTSYSCMDLTSRECPHLCLSVSSDDHQMGPTGDSGHPLSPADSLDSCYTFIVSSPRDHSLRGSLNHDPRLSKSAADLSRKTRPLINCRRGEHVGAWRVNRSSLTSTTTSIPPTLSRGHTVSEGLQSPTGRRDSGVWGPVVKRQSGIIGSTSRVSRCLSMSVIDSASQEQQGRGWGDRGEKGEPALTEMEEEGGHLQPQLGCLIRQFGKQGSGRADLTLPSGVHATPQGQLFVVDCGNARVQVTDPRGNVLQQVTSTTSEGSVRRCRNYFDIAVNAKGLIALSCAAERALLVFNRHGRLLQTFGGLGMGAAKDELEAPRGVTVTRLDEFLVADIRKGTLTTLKLDPKTGSRLERTVVTGFHRPYLVAACLSSGLVAVSERGSETGREPCVKVLEPGWNTVRVLGVCAGMGPVLTSPWGICIDRDGDVVVVDWGRQHRVVMYPAQGVGRPIITQGLSSPRGLALLPEGHLVVSDSMHHCIKIYQYK, encoded by the coding sequence ATGTTCCCCATCCATCCCCACAGCCCCAGTCCCTTGGGTCATTCCGACACAGAGACCCCAGAGCAAGACCACCtagcccccctctccccctccctcccgccctgCTGGGCCACCCAGGCCCTGTGTGACCTGGCCCGGGGGGAGACAGAGCTGCGACGGCTGCTGGAGCGCCAGGTGGCTGAGACAGAGGGAGTGAGCAGGGGGCTGGAGCGTGCCATACTAGGGGCGAGACGGGAGGAGCGGCGTCTGCTGGAGAGAGTGGAGCAGGACCACCGGGACACCCAGCGGAGGCTGGAGCAGCTGCAGAGGGAAAATGCTGCGGCCGCCCGAGTTAGTCAGGCCCTGCTGGACCAGAGGCTCCGTAAGGTCGCCCAGCTACGGGAGCTGATCCAGAGGAGTGGTCAGGGCCAGACAGGGCCCGATCAGAACCTCCTGATCAGAGGGGTCGCCGACCTCCTCCAGCCCTGGGAGATCTCCCTCTCCCTGAAGAAGGTGAGCTTCAGACCCAGCTCCCAGCCCAATGTCGTGACCTTCGGGGAGATCAGATTCCAGGAGCACAACCTCTGTCTTAATGTGGGGGGTTGTGGCCCAGAGGGACAGTTTTGTGCCCTCCACTCTGGGGAGCACTGTGGGAATGCCCAGCATGGGGGTGCAGGGGAAGTGAGAAGTACCCCCGATGGAGGGACTGGGCCGGGGCAGGATGTGACCTCACCGACAGGCAGTGGGAACCTGAGGGTTGTCAGGAAGATCCGCCTCTCTGCCAGGAGTGACGAGGAGTCGGGAGAAGAGAAGAAGTCATCCCCAAAAAGGAGACGCTGGCCTCCTAAGAGGGAGCCCTCTGACAGGGAGTCATCCCAGGATGAGGAGACAGAATCCCCTATATCTCAACCACGAGAAGAGGACCTCTTCCTGGCCACCTCCGCGTCGCTTAGCAACGGAGACTCTGAAGAGGACTTGAGGCACAGGACGAACAATTTCGGCGGCCGGCTGGGTTACGGGGTCATGAGCAAGAGGAAGCAACGCACCCTGGTCATGGTCTCTGGCCGTGAGCCCTGCTCCCCACCAGAGGGGGGCAGACTGAAGCACAGCAGCCTCAGTCCCTGCTGGAGCCTGGACAGTCAGGATGGAGGAGACAGCAGAGGCAGAGTGAGACAGTGTGAGTTCCCCAGGGAACTGCCATCTCCTAGCTACAGAACAATGGGCTCTCCCTCTCCTAAGGTCAGTCCTAGGGagccactgaccagctatagctGCATGGACCTCACCTCCAGAGAGTGCCCTCACTTGTGCCTCAGCGTGTCCTCTGATGACCACCAAATGGGCCCCACAGGGGACTCTGGCCATCCTCTTTCCCCAGCCGACAGCCTTGATTCCTGCTACACCTTCATCGTCAGCTCCCCCCGGGATCACAGCCTTAGAGGCTCCCTGAACCATGACCCCCGCCTGTCCAAGTCAGCGGCAGACTTGTCACGCAAGACCCGCCCACTGATCAACTGTAGGAGGGGGGAGCATGTGGGGGCCTGGAGGGTGAACAGGAGCAGCCtgacctccaccaccacctccatcccCCCGACACTAAGCCGAGGACACACCGTCTCTGAGGGTCTACAGAGCCCCACCGGGCGCAGAGACTCTGGGGTGTGGGGCCCAGTAGTCAAGAGGCAGAGTGGGATTATAGGGAGTACCAGCCGGGTGAGCAGGTGTCTCTCCATGTCGGTCATAGACTCTGCCTCTCAGGAGCAGCAGGGGAGAGGCTggggggacagaggggagaaaggagagccTGCTCTgacagagatggaagaggaaggagGCCACCTCCAGCCCCAGCTTGGGTGTCTGATCCGTCAGTTTGGTAAACAAGGCTCCGGCCGTGCAGACCTCACCCTGCCCAGCGGGGTCCACGCCACGCCCCAGGGGCAGCTTTTCGTGGTGGACTGTGGGAACGCCCGCGTCCAGGTGACCGACCCGCGAGGGAACGTCCTCCAGCAGGTGACCTCCACGACCTCCGAGGGCTCCGTTCGACGCTGCCGGAACTACTTCGACATCGCCGTCAACGCCAAGGGCCTGATCGCTCTGAGCTGTGCAGCGGAGCGCGCCCTCCTGGTGTTCAACCGCCACGGCCGTCTGCTCCAGACCTTCGGCGGGTTGGGGATGGGCGCCGCCAAGGACGAGCTGGAGGCCCCCCGGGGCGTGACGGTGACCCGGCTGGATGAGTTCCTCGTGGCGGACATCCGGAAAGGCACCCTGACCACCCTCAAGCTGGACCCCAAGACGGGCTCTCGGCTGGAGCGCACAGTGGTGACTGGTTTCCACAGGCCCTACCTGGTGGCTGCCTGCCTGAGCTCTGGCCTGGTGGCCGTGTCAGAGAGGGGTAGCGAGACGGGCCGGGAGCCCTGCGTCAAGGTGCTGGAGCCGGGCTGGAACACGGTGAGGGTCCTGGGGGTGTGTGCCGGCATGGGGCCCGTCCTGACCAGCCCCTGGGGGATCTGCATAGACAGGGATGGAGacgtggtggtggtggactggggCAGGCAACACAGGGTGGTGATGTACCCAGCCCAGGGGGTAGGCAGGCCTATAATCACCCAGGGGCTGAGCAGCCCACGAGGTCTGGCCCTGCTTCCTGAGGGGCATCTAGTGGTGTCAGACAGCATGCACCACTGTATCAAGATCTACCAGTACAAGTGA